From the Daucus carota subsp. sativus chromosome 8, DH1 v3.0, whole genome shotgun sequence genome, one window contains:
- the LOC108197003 gene encoding uncharacterized protein LOC108197003 gives MQHLNFPRCTSCHGSASRHSPANNLSTVTFTVRHRGDFRRLCTSCVLKYHPSHFCPICFTVYDADSPAPTIDRRVVCISCPSILHPDCIVPAINCKSAPYQCPPCRNPSFRFFTAEREGVDEELARQFLAAAKIAVMSVKKAAKEARAVAERRAIEAIRARRIAKEAVAHHWLDNDDDDRNELS, from the coding sequence ATGCAACACCTCAACTTCCCTCGCTGCACAAGCTGCCACGGCAGCGCGTCGCGTCACTCGCCGGCGAACAATCTCTCCACCGTAACCTTCACCGTCCGTCACCGCGGCGACTTCCGGCGGCTCTGCACCTCATGCGTCCTCAAATACCACCCCAGCCACTTCTGCCCGATCTGTTTCACCGTCTACGACGCCGATTCGCCGGCTCCGACGATCGATCGCCGCGTGGTGTGTATTTCGTGCCCGTCGATTCTCCATCCCGACTGCATTGTTCCGGCGATTAACTGTAAGTCGGCGCCGTACCAGTGTCCTCCGTGCCGGAACCCTAGTTTCAGGTTTTTTACGGCGGAGAGGGAGGGAGTTGATGAGGAATTAGCGCGGCAGTTTCTGGCGGCAGCGAAAATTGCGGTGATGTCTGTGAAGAAGGCGGCGAAGGAGGCGAGGGCGGTTGCAGAGAGGAGAGCCATAGAGGCGATTCGAGCAAGGAGGATTGCGAAAGAAGCTGTGGCGCACCACTGGttagataatgatgatgatgatcgtAATGAATTGagttaa
- the LOC108197000 gene encoding pectinesterase — protein MTVKLILFAVAGIAVMAAVIGLVGTDVVHHKLYPEDREKDPLATTTKPVATICSHTDYKETCVSSLTNMANNQSATPKDFIVAAIQSTLQEVKTAMEKSGTIAKSVTDKSQKMAVDQCKDLLRFAVDELQDTLSTIDKSDIHSMSDKKDELMNWLSAVVSYHATCLDGCEINPDLKESMSNDLMNATQLTSNALAIASTMSDILKSFDIPEKNVTSRRLLNTNNGYPEWLSAADRKLLAANTAQIRPDAVVAKDGSGQFRTIAAALAAYPKKRPGRYTIYVKAGIYDEYITVTKDQVNVFMYGDGPRRTLVTGKKCNTQGVQTMQTASFAAVGNGFIAKSMGFQNTAGPEGHQAVALRSQSDMSAFYNVRIDGYQDTLYTQTHRQFYRNCVISGTVDFIFGDASVVIQNSLIIVRQPMPNQQNTITAQGKTDRRETTGIVIQNCRIVPEQKLFPNRFKIPTFLGRPWKQFSTTVIMESLMGDFIQPAGWMPWQGTFALDTLFYREFNNRGPGANTVQRVNWRGYKVMTDRNEAIPFTPGPFLQGDKWIQGTGAPVFLGLTR, from the exons ATGACGGTGAAGTTGATCCTTTTTGCCGTTGCCGGCATTGCCGTGATGGCAGCTGTGATTGGCCTTGTCGGCACTGATGTTGTCCATCACAAATTATACCCGGAGGACCGCGAAAAGGACCCCTTGGCCACGACCACCAAGCCCGTCGCAACCATTTGTTCACACACTGATTACAAGGAAACATGTGTGAGCAGTCTTACCAACATGGCGAATAACCAGAGCGCGACGCCTAAGGATTTTATAGTGGCAGCCATTCAGAGCACTCTTCAAGAAGTGAAAACGGCTATGGAGAAATCAGGAACAATTGCGAAAAGTGTGACTGACAAAAGCCAGAAAATGGCTGTTGATCAGTGCAAAGATTTGCTGAGGTTCGCGGTTGATGAGCTCCAGGATACTTTATCCACGATTGATAAGAGCGATATTCATTCCATGTCTGATAAGAAAGACGAGCTCATGAACTGGCTCAGCGCGGTTGTTTCATACCACGCCACTTGTTTGGATGGTTGTGAAAttaatcctgatctcaaggaaTCCATGTCGAATGACCTTATGAATGCCACTCAACTCACCAGCAATGCGCTTGCCATTGCCTCGACGATGTCTGACATTCTCAAGTCCTTTGACATTCCTGAGAAGAATGTGACTTCTCGACGCCTTCTGAACACCAATAACGGCTACCCTGAGTGGCTTTCTGCTGCTGATAGGAAGTTGTTGGCTGCTAACACCGCACAGATTAGGCCCGACGCTGTGGTTGCTAAAGATGGTAGCGGACAGTTTAGGACCATTGCTGCTGCTCTTGCTGCCTATCCTAAGAAAAGACCAGGAAGATATACAATATATGTGAAAGCTGGAATTTATGATGAGTACATTACTGTTACCAAAGATCAAGTAAATGTTTTCATGTATGGAGATGGACCAAGGAGAACCCTTGTTACTGGCAAAAAATGCAATACCCAGGGAGTTCAGACCATGCAAACTGCATCCTTTG CTGCGGTTGGAAACGGATTCATAGCAAAATCCATGGGATTTCAAAACACAGCCGGACCTGAGGGACACCAAGCAGTGGCACTCAGAAGCCAGTCCGACATGTCAGCATTTTACAATGTCAGGATTGACGGATACCAAGACACCTTGTACACACAAACACATCGACAGTTTTACCGCAACTGTGTCATCTCCGGTACAGTCGACTTCATCTTTGGTGACGCCAGTGTTGTCATCCAAAACTCCTTGATCATCGTCCGACAACCAATGCCTAACCAACAAAACACAATCACCGCCCAAGGAAAAACAGACCGTCGTGAAACCACAGGCATTGTCATCCAAAACTGCCGCATAGTACCTGAACAAAAACTATTTCCCAACAGATTCAAGATCCCAACATTCCTTGGACGACCATGGAAGCAGTTCTCTACAACAGTTATCATGGAATCTTTGATGGGTGACTTCATCCAGCCCGCTGGATGGATGCCATGGCAGGGTACTTTCGCTTTGGACACATTGTTTTACAGGGAGTTCAACAACAGAGGACCTGGTGCCAACACTGTCCAGAGAGTTAACTGGAGGGGCTACAAAGTCATGACTGACAGAAATGAAGCCATTCCATTCACTCCTGGTCCCTTTTTGCAAGGAGATAAGTGGATTCAGGGCACCGGTGCACCAGTCTTTCTTGGATTGACCAGATGA
- the LOC108197002 gene encoding CBL-interacting serine/threonine-protein kinase 1, with translation MVIFARKEKKDEQKKGMQVGKYELGRTLGEGNFGKVKFARSLDSGHSFAVKILEKTRIVDQRIIDQIKREIGTLKLLRHPNVVRLHEVIASKTKIYMVLEYVDSGDLFERIASKGKLSEDAGRKMFQQLVDGVSYCHNRGVFHRDLKLENVLVDTEGNIKISDFGLSALPQHFRDDGLLHTTCGSPNYVAPEVLHNRGYDGGTSDTWSCGVILYVILTGYLPFDDRNLAVLYQKIFKGDVHIPKGLSAGARKLIRRILDPDPRTRITLAEIKQDEWFKQKYTPTNPDEDGEDVSVDDEVLTIHESPLAEKDVDSPTLINAFQLIGMSSSLDLSGFFEKEDVSERKIRFTSHHSPKELVERIEDIVTQMGFGVQKKSGKLKVVQLHKDHKSAVSLSVAAEVFEISPSLYVVEVSKTCGDVKAYRQLCEKLSYDIGVRSSQELPGTEF, from the exons ATGGTGATATTTGCAAGGAAGGAGAAGAAAGACGAGCAGAAGAAGGGAATGCAAGTGGGGAAATACGAGCTGGGAAGGACTCTCGGAGAAGGAAATTTTGGTAAAGTCAAATTTGCTAGGAGTCTCGATTCGGGTCATTCATTTGCTGTCAAAATCCTGGAGAAGACCCGGATTGTTGATCAGAGGATCATTGATCAG ATAAAGAGGGAAATTGGCACGTTAAAGCTACTCAGACATCCAAACGTGGTCCGATTACATGAG GTGATTGCAAGCAAAACCAAAATTTACATGGTCCTTGAATATGTGGATAGTGGTGATCTGTTTGAGCGCATT GCTTCCAAAGGTAAACTCTCCGAGGATGCAGGCAGGAAGATGTTTCAACAATTAGTAGATGGTGTTAGCTACTGCCACAATAGAGGCGTTTTTCACCGGGATCTCAAG CTAGAGAATGTCCTTGTTGACACAGAAGGAAACATAAagatctctgattttggtcttaGTGCATTACCTCAACATTTTAGA GATGACGGGTTATTGCATACAACCTGTGGTAGCCCCAACTATGTCGCTCCTGAAGTTCTCCACAACAGAGGTTATGATGGCGGCACATCCGATACGTGGTCCTGTGGTGTTATCCTATACGTGATTCTCACAGGATATCTACCATTTGACGACAGAAATCTTGCAGTTCTTTATCAGAAG ATATTCAAGGGGGATGTACATATTCCCAAAGGGCTGTCCGCTGGAGCTAGAAAGTTGATACGAAGGATTCTTGATCCAGATCCTCGTACTCGGATAACACTGGCTGAAATTAAACAGGATGAATGGTTTAAGCAGAAATATACTCCAACAAATCCTGATGAGGATGGAGAAGATGTATCCGTAGATGATGAAGTTTTGACAATACATGAG TCACCCTTAGCTGAAAAAGATGTAGATTCACCCACCCTAATCAATGCCTTTCAGCTTATTGGAATGTCCTCAAGCCTGGATCTTTCAGGTTTCTTCGAGAAAGAG GATGTTTCTGAGAGAAAGATCAGATTCACATCTCATCATTCCCCAAAAGAATTGGTTGAGAGAATTGAGGACATAGTTACACAGATGGGATTCGGAGTCCAAAAGAAAAGTGGAAAG TTAAAAGTGGTACAATTGCATAAAGATCACAAAAGCGCTGTTAGTCTTTCAGTCGCAGCAGAG GTGTTTGAAATAAGCCCATCTTTGTACGTGGTGGAAGTTAGTAAAACCTGTGGAGACGTGAAAGCGTACAGACAG TTGTGTGAAAAGTTGTCGTATGACATAGGCGTCCGAAGCAGCCAAGAGCTTCCGGGCACAGaattttga